The following coding sequences lie in one Sorex araneus isolate mSorAra2 chromosome 4, mSorAra2.pri, whole genome shotgun sequence genomic window:
- the MYL11 gene encoding myosin regulatory light chain 11 isoform X2 yields MLQRHHLVRKTPDMAPKKAKRRAAAEGGSSNVFSMFDQTQIQEFKEAFTVIDQNRDGIIDKEDLRDTFAAMGRLNVKNEELDAMMKEASGPINFTVFLTMFGEKLKGADPEDVITGAFKILDPEGKGTIKKQFLEELLTTQCDRFSQEEIKNMWAAFPPDVGGNVDYKNICYVITHGDAKDQE; encoded by the exons CCAGAGACACCACCTGGTCCGCAAGACACCAGACATG GCACCCAAGAAAGCCAAGAGAAGGGCAGCGGCTGAGGGCGGCAGCTCCAATGTCTTCTCCATGTTCGACCAAACCCAGATCCAGGAGTTCAAGGAG GCCTTCACTGTGATTGACCAGAACCGCGATGGCATTATTGACAAGGAAGACCTGCGGGACACCTTTGCAGCCATGG GGCGCCTGAATGTGAAGAATGAGGAGCTGGATGCCATGATGAAGGAAGCCAGCGGTCCCATCAACTTCACTGTCTTCCTCACCATGTTTGGGGAGAAGCTCAAAG GCGCTGATCCTGAGGATGTGATCACTGGAGCTTTCAAGATCCTGGACCCTGAGGGGAAGGGCACCATTAAGAAACAGTT CCTGGAGGAGCTGCTGACCACGCAGTGTGACCGCTTCTCCCAGGAAGAG ATCAAGAACATGTGGGCGGCCTTTCCCCCCGACGTGGGCGGCAACGTGGACTACAAGAACATCTGCTACGTCATCACGCACGGCGACGCCAAGGACCAGGAGTAG
- the MYL11 gene encoding myosin regulatory light chain 11 isoform X3 encodes MFDQTQIQEFKEAFTVIDQNRDGIIDKEDLRDTFAAMGRLNVKNEELDAMMKEASGPINFTVFLTMFGEKLKGADPEDVITGAFKILDPEGKGTIKKQFLEELLTTQCDRFSQEEIKNMWAAFPPDVGGNVDYKNICYVITHGDAKDQE; translated from the exons ATGTTCGACCAAACCCAGATCCAGGAGTTCAAGGAG GCCTTCACTGTGATTGACCAGAACCGCGATGGCATTATTGACAAGGAAGACCTGCGGGACACCTTTGCAGCCATGG GGCGCCTGAATGTGAAGAATGAGGAGCTGGATGCCATGATGAAGGAAGCCAGCGGTCCCATCAACTTCACTGTCTTCCTCACCATGTTTGGGGAGAAGCTCAAAG GCGCTGATCCTGAGGATGTGATCACTGGAGCTTTCAAGATCCTGGACCCTGAGGGGAAGGGCACCATTAAGAAACAGTT CCTGGAGGAGCTGCTGACCACGCAGTGTGACCGCTTCTCCCAGGAAGAG ATCAAGAACATGTGGGCGGCCTTTCCCCCCGACGTGGGCGGCAACGTGGACTACAAGAACATCTGCTACGTCATCACGCACGGCGACGCCAAGGACCAGGAGTAG